GGCGGGTTGAGGCTGTTGTTGGACCGGGTCCCATAGCCGGCGCACAGGTTGTTCTGCGGGCGCTCTCAGGCCGGCCGGTCACGATGTGAGCCCGGACAGGAGGACGCCCGTGCACGACGACAAGCCCCGCGACGAACCGGCGGCCACGTCCCCGGCAGACGACGTGACCACACGCGGGCCGGCACCGCTCGCGGCTCCGGCCGGCGATGCGGCCGCTGCGGCGGCCCCTCGCGCCACGGCCGCGGGCGGGGCCGCGCAGGCACCACCCACCACTCCGGGCGAAGCCGCGCAGGCACCACACGCCGCCTCCGCAGGCGAGGCCACCACGCTCCCGCAGGCACCACACGCAGCTCCAGCCGCGGATGCGGCCACCTCCGCGGCACCACCACTCGCCGCGGCCGCCGGCGGGACCACACCCCCGCAGGCACCTCCCACCACTCCGGGCGAAGCCGCGCAGGCACCGCATGCAGCTCCAGCCGCGGATGCGGCCACCTCCGCGGCGGCACTGCACGCGGCCCCCGCCAGGAACGCGGCCGCGGCGGCGGCACCTCCTGCCGCGGCTGCCGCTCTTCCAGTCGTGCCGTCCGGCGCTCCCCCGCGGCCCGACAAGCGGCGCCTGGGGATCGGCGTCGTGGCCGGGGTCGCCGCGGTTGTGCTCGTCATCGGGGGCGTGGGTGGCTTCGCGATCGGGCGGGCGACCGCGGGTTCCGATGACGGCGGGCGCCCCGGCTACGGGCAGTTCGACCGGATGCCGCGCGGCTACGGTGAGCCGCCGGGCTTCGGGGAGCGCGGTCAGTACGGGCGCGGGTCGGACAACGGCGGGTCCAACACCTGAGTCTTCGCCCCACGACCGGGCGGAGCGCCGCAAGCCGGGCTCAGGACGCGGGCGTCACCGGGGCCATCCAGATCCCCACGATGGCGTCGATCATGCCGGTCGCCGCGTCGTGCCAGTTCTGCCTCGGCGTCGCGGTTCCGTCGGCGAGCGCGCGCTCCCGCTCCGCGTTCATGTGCACCAGCAGCTGGCGCATCATGGCGCTCCGCTCGGCGCGCACCTCCGGCGGCAGCTCCGGCAGGCACCGCTTCAAACCCTCCAGCGTCTTCACCATCGACGGCGAAGACAGGGCGTCGTCGGCGAAGATGTCCCGCAGCGCGGGGTCCGTGGTGACCTGCGCGCTGAACCGGGCGAACCAGGTCGGGTTTCCCAGCGCCGCCAGGTGTTCCGCGGCCGGCCGCACCATGCACGCGATCCAGTCGCGCGGGTCGTCGGACTCCCCGGCCTCGGCCACCATCCGGTCGCGGATCCGCTCCATCTCGGCGGTGTGCTTGCGGACGATCGCCCGCACCAGGTCGGCCTTCGTGCCGAAGTGGTAGCCGACCGCGGCCGTGTTGCCCTGCCCCGCCGCCTCGCTGATCTGCCGGTTGGACACCGCGTACACGCCGTGCTCGGCGAAGAGCCGCTCGGCCGTCGTGAGGATCGCCTCGCGGGTGGCGGTGACGCGGTCGGACCGGGCCGTCTTCGTCGTCATCGCCACCACCCGCCGGTCCAAGGACGGGCCAGGCGGCCCGTGTCCAGGCATTTTACCGATCACCCGTAATCACCCTAACCAGGCCTGCTACGCTAAGTCAATCGATTGATTTAACCTCGACCGGAGGCCCGGCAATGCCCTCTGCCCCTGCCCGCCACGCGGGCGACCCGGCGCCACCCGTGGCCCGGACCGGCCGCGTGGTCGCCGTGCTGGCGTTCACCGGCATCGTCGTCTCGCTGATGCAGACCCTGATCATCCCGCTGGTCCCCGAGCTGCCCGGCCTGCTGGGCGCGTCGTCGGCGGACACCGCGTGGGCCATCACCGCCACGCTGCTCGCCGCCGCGGTCGCCACCCCGACCGTCGGGCGCCTCGGCGACATGTACGGCAAGCGGCGGATGCTGCTGGTCAGCGTCGTCCTGCTGATCGCGGGATCGGTGACCTGCGGACTGTCGAGCAGCCTGGTGCCGATGATCGTCGGCCGCGCGCTGCAGGGCCTGGCCTCCGGCGTGATCCCGCTGGGCATCAGCATCATGCGCGACGAGCTGCCCGCCGAACGGCTCGGCTCGGCGACCGCGATGATGAGCGCCTCCCTCGGCGTCGGCGGCGCGCTCGGCCTGCCCGCCGCGGCGCTGATCGCCGAGAACGCCGACTGGCACGTGTTGTTCTGGACGGCCGCCGGCCTCGGCGTGGTCGCGTTCCTGCTGGTGGTGTCGTTCGTGCCGGAGTCGTCGGTGCGCACCGGCGGGCGGTTCGACCTGCCCGGCGCGCTCGGCCTGTCGGTCGCGCTGCTGTGCCTGCTGCTGGCGATCTCCAAGGGCGCGGACTGGGGCTGGGGCGACGGGCTGACCATCGGCCTGTTCGTCGCCGCCGTCGTGGTGCTGCTGGTGTGGGGCCGGTGGGAGCTGCGTGCGCGGGAACCGCTGGTGGACCTCCGCACCACCGCGCGCAGGCAGGTGCTGCTGACCAACATCGCGTCGGTGGTGTTCGGGTTCGCCATGTTCGCGATGTCGCTGGTGCTGCCGCAGCTGCTGCAGCTGCCGACGGCGACCGGGTTCGGGCTCGGCCAGTCAATGCTGGTGGCGGGTCTGGTGATGGCGCCGTCCGGTCTGGTCATGATGGCGACCGCGCCGGTGTCGGCGAAGATCTCCCGGACGCGCGGCCCGAAAGTGACGCTGATGCTCGGCGCGCTGGTGGTCGCGATCGGGTACGGGCTCAACATCGTGTTGATGGGCGAGGTCTGGCAGCTGCTGATCGCCTCGTGCGTCATCGGCGCCGGGATCGGCCTGTCCTACGGCGCGATGCCCGCGCTGATCATGTCCGCGGTGCCGGTGTCGGAAACAGCGTCGGCGAACAGCCTGAACACGCTGATGCGCTCGATCGGCACGTCCACCTCCAGCGCGGTGGCAGGTGTGGTGCTGGCGCAGATGACCGTCTCGCTGGGGCCGGTCGCCGTGCCGTCGCAGGACGGGTTCCGGGTGGTGCTGGCGATCGGCGCGGGCGCGGCTTTGGTGGCGCTGTTCGTCGCCGCGTTCCTGCCCGCGCGGCGGCGGGCCGCGGCCGGGCGGAGCGTGTCGGGCACCGTGCGCGGAGCGAGTGGCGCGGCGGTGGTCACGGTCACCGCGCACCGCGCGGACGGGAGCGTCGCGGCGAGCGCGGCGGCCGGTTCGGACGGCGGGTTCGCGCTGGCGGCGCTGCCCGCGGAGCCGCTGACGCTGGTGGCGGTGGAGCACCCGGCGGTGCACGAGACGGTTTCGGTCGGCGCCGGGGCCACGCAGCGGCACGACATCGACCTGGGCGCGCGGGAGGGACGGGCATGACCACGACGGCAGAGGTGACGCTGAGCGGACGGGTGCGCAGTGGACGGCGGGCGCTGCCGGACGTGACCCTGACGTTGACCGACCGGGTCGGCGCGCAGGTGTCCCGTGCTCGCACCGGCGCGGACGGGTCGTTCCGGCTCGGCGGGCTCGCGCCCGGCAACTACGTGCTGATCGTGTCGCGCGCGGGGTTCCAGCCGCAGGCGACGGTCGTCACGCTCGAGGCCGGGGCGGTGCCGTTGGACGTCACGCTCGAACCGGCGACCAGCGTGCGCGGCGTGGTGCGGGACCGGCACAGCGGGCGGCCGATCGCGACGGCGGCGGTGACGGCGGTCGGTGCGGGCGGCGAGGTCATCGCCAGCACGGTGTCCGATCCGGACGGTGGCTACCGGATCACCGGTATCGACGCCGGTGAGATCACGCTGGTGGCGGCCGCGCCGGGCGCCGACCCGGTGGCCACGGTGGTGCCGCTGGGCGGCGCGCGGGAGCACGAGGTCGACCTCGAGCTGGACACGCACAGCACCCTGACCGGCACGGTGACCGCAGGCGGCCGCCCGGTCGCCGGGTTGGCGCTGGAGCTGCGGGAGGCGTCCGGCCGCGCGGTGGCCACGGCGGTGACGGACGCGGATGGGACGTACCGGTTCGAGCGGGTGACTGCCGGGCAGTACACGCTGACGAGCACCGCGGGGCGCCCGGTGGTGACGACGATCCCGGCGGACGCGGTGACCGCGGAGCTGGTGCTGGAACGTCCTTAGTAGAGGATTGCGGCCGGGCTCGTGTAGCCGGATCGAGGCATTTGGCGCCTGTTGGTAACAGCGATGGCGCAAGGTGGGCGGCCACCGACCGGTGACCGCCCTCGCTGTCAGTGCCACGTCGTGCTGCACGAGGTCACCGCGGGCGGCGTCGAGCGCCCCGCCGGTCGCGTGACTCTGGTGGTGCAGCACGACGCGGTGCCGGCGCTGCTGCCGGTCACCGTGCGGGAGACGATCTCCCGGAAACCGTCCTCAGCCGGGACAATCTGCTCGACCCGTGGCACTGACGACCAGGAAGGAGCAGCCATGAATCCGGAGACAGCAGCCGGGGTGTTCACCGCGGCCAGATCGGAGTTCGCCGCCTGGTCGGGCCGTCTGTGGCGGCCGCTCGGCGAGATCCTCGCCGCGGTGGCGCGGCCACGGCCGGGCGAGCGCGTCCTCGACGCCTGCTGCGGCACCGGCGCCTCCGCGATCCCGGCCGCCCGCGCGGTGGGCCCCGACGGCGCGGTCGACGCCATCGACGTCGCCGAGGGGCTGCTCGACGAGGGGTGCCGGGAGGCGGCCGCCCTCGGGCTGGGCAACCTGCGCTTCACGGCCGCCGACGTGCTCACCTGGCCGCACGACGGCTACGACGTCGTGCAGAGCGCGTTCGGCGTGTTCTTCTTCCCGGACATGGACGCGGGCAGCCGACGCCTCGCCGGGCTGCTCAAGCCCGGCGGCCGGTTCGCGGTGAGCACCTGGCGGGCCGACGGCATGTCCCGCATCGTCCCGATCGGACGCGCCGCCGCGCTGCCCGACCGCCCGGAACTGGAGGACGCGCCGCCGCGGCCCAACCACAGCGCCCGCGTCGACACGGCGGGCAAGCTCGCGGACTGGCTGTCGTCGATCGGCCTGCGGGACGTCGAGGTGCGGGAAGTCGCCTACGTGCAGCCGCTGCACCCGGAGGACGCCTGGACGTTCTACCTCGGCTCGTCGATGCGCGGCTTCGTCAGCGGCCTGTCCGCCGAAGCGCTCGACCGCGTCCGCGCCCGCTTCTTCGACGGACTGCGCGAGGCCGGGCTCGACACGCTCGACGCGGGCGCGCTGATCGGTGTCGGACGACGGCCCTAAACCCACTTCGCCGTCATCACATCCGGTGAATCCGCGCCAAGACACCTCCCAGGAGGTTGAACCCTGTTCAGACTGTCCGCGGAGGTGGTGGCGTGGCGGACCGGGCCGAGGTGGACATCCGGACGGCGGTGGTGGACGACGAGGTCGTGCGCGTGCACGTCGCCGGGGAGGTGGACCTGCTGACGCTCCCGTCGCTGGCCGAGGCGCTCGCCGCGGCCGGGCGGCTCTCACCCCGGCTCATCGAGGTCGACCTGTCCGCTGTGGACTTCCTGTCGGTGTCCGGCGCCGCCGAGCTGGCCGAAACGGCGGCGCGGATCCCGGTCCAGGTCGGACCGGCCAGCCACGCGTCCAGGGTGGCGCTCGCCGCCGCGGGACTGGACCACCTGCTCGCCTGACAGGACAGTGCCGGTGACAGGACAGTGCCGGCCCTCCGAAGAGGGCCGGCACTCGAAGTGTGGTCCGGATCAGTACCAGTGTGCCCTGCCGCCGACCTTCCGGCCGGTGCCACCGAGGATCGCCAGTGCCGCACCCACGACCAGGAGCACGATCCCGATCGTCCAGATGATGTTGATGCCGGTCAGCAGACCGACGATGAGCAGGATGACGCCAAGAACGATCATGGCAACTCTTTCTGCCTGCAGGACGGGCCGCGCCGCCGGTCCTGCTCCGATGGGGACCAGCCAGCGATACCCGGACGGGTGATCAGGCAAACCCGGTACGCCCCGGTACGAAGCGAAGTTGCTGCGTCGCGACCACACCGTTGCGCCACGTAGACCAGCGAACCGGTCAGTACCCTTCCGCTCCGCCGTTGCGGCGCGGGTCCGCACAGGACCGCAGCAACCCGCCGTCCAGCGTGATGCCCTCGAAGTTGCCGGTCAGCGAATGCCACGGCCCGAGATCACGCAGCCACAGCCCGCGTTCGGCGCACCGCCGGCGGAACTCGCGGTCCACGCCCGGCGCGAACCCGTGCTCCAGCGTCACGCCCGGCAACCACCCGGAAGCCGGTTCGTGCGGCCGCACCCCGAAGCGCGGCGCCGCCACCGACTCCTCGATGGACATCCCGAAGTCCAGGAGGTTCACCAGGTTCTGCAGCACGCACGCCACCAGCGACACCGACGGCGAGCCGGACGCGACGACCGGCACGCCGTCCCGCAGCACCAGGTTGGGCGCCAGGTAGACGGTGGCCCGCTCCCCCGGCCACGGCATGCCGCGCTGGAAGAACGACCCCCCGCCGGAGAGCTGGAACCCCTCCGCGAACAGCCCGTTCACCCACGGCGAGGCCATGTGGGAGTGCGTGACCGAGGCGATGTTGCGCTGCTCGTCCACCACGGTGACGTGGATCGTCCCGGGCACCGGCGCCGGCACGGACGGCGGCAGCGCGCCGAGCCGGTCCAGCCGCCGGGCCGCGAAGTCCTTGGACAGCAGCGTTTCCAGGTCGGCGGCGGCCGTGCGCGGTGGCGCGTAGTACACCTCGTTGTGCACGGCGACCAGCAGGTCCAGTGTGTCCACGCACGCGTGCGCCGGGCCGCGCAGGTCCACCAGCTCCAGCATGTTGAGCGCCTCGATGAGCTGGCACCCGCCGTCGTCCGGCGGCGCGGAGGCCACGACCTCCACGTCCCGGTAGGTTCCACGCAGCGGCTCGGACCACTGCGCCTCGTACGCGGCGAAGTCCTCGGTCGTGATGACCCCGCCGCCGCGGGCGCACTCGGCGGCGAACGCCCGCGCGAAGTCGCCCAGGTAGTAGTCCAGGTCCTCGTCCCGCAGCCGTTCCAGCGTGCGCGCCACCCGGTCCTGCCGCAGGGTGCCGCCCGGCGCGACCAGGGTGCCGCCCGGCAGGAACGCCTCCCGGGCCTGCTCGTGGCACCCGAGTTCGGCCCGGTGCGCGTACATCTCGCCGAACAGATAGGGGTTGACCGCGAACCCGTCCCGCGCGAGCTGCACGGCGTCCCGCAGTAACCGATCGCGGGACAGCCTGCCGAACCGTTCGTGCGCGGCGCGGAAGGCAGGCCACCAGCCGGGGACGGGCACGCCCCGGCCGGTGGTCAGGTCGGCCCCGGTGAACCCGGGCAGCGGCGCGAGCGGGGCGGCGACGTTGCCGTTGAGGTAACTCGCCTCGCCGCTCGCGCCGTCCCAGTGCAGCATCTCCAGCCCGCCGGTCAGCGCCGTCATGTGTGGTTCGACCACCAGCTGGGCCGCCGCGGCCGCGAGCGCCGCGTCGGCGGCCGTGCCGCCGTCGCGGAGCACGTCGAGCCCGGCCCGCACCGCGAGCGGGTGCGAGGTGACCACCATGCCGCGCTCGGCCTCGACCGGTTCCTTCGGGCCATAGGCGGCCCGGCGGGCCAGCTCGTCCGCGGTGCGGGCGTCCATCAGGCCTCCGCCAGCGACTTGCGGCGCTGCTCGTCGACCGCGGCGGGCATCGCGAACAGGGCGACCAGGATCGAGACGGCGCAGATCGCCGTCATGTACCAGCCGAACGCGGCGTTGGTGCCGGTGACGTCGAACAGCCACACCGCGATCAGGCCCGCGGTCGAGCCCAGCGCGGTGGTGCCGATGTTGTAGTTCAGCGCCGACGCGCTCGCGCGCACCTCGGCCGGGAAGCTCATCACGTAGGCCGTCGTCAGCGGCGCGCCGACGAAGTTGTTGATGAAGGTGAACGCGACGACCGCGACCACCGCCAGCCACAGCGAGCCGGACCCGATGGCGAGGAACGTCGGCACGGTCAGCACGACGAACAGGCCGTAGCCGACCACAAGCGGGATCCGCGCGCCGTGCTTGTCGGCGAGCTTGCCGCCCCAGATCGCCGGGATCGGGCCGATCGCATAGGTCAGCAGGGAGGCGAGCAGCGCGTTGTTCTCGGCGAACCCGGCCTTCACCATCGCGGTGACGAAGTAGGCCTGGATGACGAACGACCCGACCCGCTGCCCGGCGCCGAGACCGATCGC
The window above is part of the Amycolatopsis thermoflava N1165 genome. Proteins encoded here:
- a CDS encoding TetR/AcrR family transcriptional regulator encodes the protein MTTKTARSDRVTATREAILTTAERLFAEHGVYAVSNRQISEAAGQGNTAAVGYHFGTKADLVRAIVRKHTAEMERIRDRMVAEAGESDDPRDWIACMVRPAAEHLAALGNPTWFARFSAQVTTDPALRDIFADDALSSPSMVKTLEGLKRCLPELPPEVRAERSAMMRQLLVHMNAERERALADGTATPRQNWHDAATGMIDAIVGIWMAPVTPAS
- a CDS encoding MFS transporter, which produces MPSAPARHAGDPAPPVARTGRVVAVLAFTGIVVSLMQTLIIPLVPELPGLLGASSADTAWAITATLLAAAVATPTVGRLGDMYGKRRMLLVSVVLLIAGSVTCGLSSSLVPMIVGRALQGLASGVIPLGISIMRDELPAERLGSATAMMSASLGVGGALGLPAAALIAENADWHVLFWTAAGLGVVAFLLVVSFVPESSVRTGGRFDLPGALGLSVALLCLLLAISKGADWGWGDGLTIGLFVAAVVVLLVWGRWELRAREPLVDLRTTARRQVLLTNIASVVFGFAMFAMSLVLPQLLQLPTATGFGLGQSMLVAGLVMAPSGLVMMATAPVSAKISRTRGPKVTLMLGALVVAIGYGLNIVLMGEVWQLLIASCVIGAGIGLSYGAMPALIMSAVPVSETASANSLNTLMRSIGTSTSSAVAGVVLAQMTVSLGPVAVPSQDGFRVVLAIGAGAALVALFVAAFLPARRRAAAGRSVSGTVRGASGAAVVTVTAHRADGSVAASAAAGSDGGFALAALPAEPLTLVAVEHPAVHETVSVGAGATQRHDIDLGAREGRA
- a CDS encoding collagen binding domain-containing protein translates to MTTTAEVTLSGRVRSGRRALPDVTLTLTDRVGAQVSRARTGADGSFRLGGLAPGNYVLIVSRAGFQPQATVVTLEAGAVPLDVTLEPATSVRGVVRDRHSGRPIATAAVTAVGAGGEVIASTVSDPDGGYRITGIDAGEITLVAAAPGADPVATVVPLGGAREHEVDLELDTHSTLTGTVTAGGRPVAGLALELREASGRAVATAVTDADGTYRFERVTAGQYTLTSTAGRPVVTTIPADAVTAELVLERP
- a CDS encoding class I SAM-dependent methyltransferase; translation: MLHEVTAGGVERPAGRVTLVVQHDAVPALLPVTVRETISRKPSSAGTICSTRGTDDQEGAAMNPETAAGVFTAARSEFAAWSGRLWRPLGEILAAVARPRPGERVLDACCGTGASAIPAARAVGPDGAVDAIDVAEGLLDEGCREAAALGLGNLRFTAADVLTWPHDGYDVVQSAFGVFFFPDMDAGSRRLAGLLKPGGRFAVSTWRADGMSRIVPIGRAAALPDRPELEDAPPRPNHSARVDTAGKLADWLSSIGLRDVEVREVAYVQPLHPEDAWTFYLGSSMRGFVSGLSAEALDRVRARFFDGLREAGLDTLDAGALIGVGRRP
- a CDS encoding STAS domain-containing protein, translating into MADRAEVDIRTAVVDDEVVRVHVAGEVDLLTLPSLAEALAAAGRLSPRLIEVDLSAVDFLSVSGAAELAETAARIPVQVGPASHASRVALAAAGLDHLLA
- a CDS encoding DUF6131 family protein encodes the protein MIVLGVILLIVGLLTGINIIWTIGIVLLVVGAALAILGGTGRKVGGRAHWY
- a CDS encoding gamma-glutamyltransferase, whose protein sequence is MDARTADELARRAAYGPKEPVEAERGMVVTSHPLAVRAGLDVLRDGGTAADAALAAAAAQLVVEPHMTALTGGLEMLHWDGASGEASYLNGNVAAPLAPLPGFTGADLTTGRGVPVPGWWPAFRAAHERFGRLSRDRLLRDAVQLARDGFAVNPYLFGEMYAHRAELGCHEQAREAFLPGGTLVAPGGTLRQDRVARTLERLRDEDLDYYLGDFARAFAAECARGGGVITTEDFAAYEAQWSEPLRGTYRDVEVVASAPPDDGGCQLIEALNMLELVDLRGPAHACVDTLDLLVAVHNEVYYAPPRTAAADLETLLSKDFAARRLDRLGALPPSVPAPVPGTIHVTVVDEQRNIASVTHSHMASPWVNGLFAEGFQLSGGGSFFQRGMPWPGERATVYLAPNLVLRDGVPVVASGSPSVSLVACVLQNLVNLLDFGMSIEESVAAPRFGVRPHEPASGWLPGVTLEHGFAPGVDREFRRRCAERGLWLRDLGPWHSLTGNFEGITLDGGLLRSCADPRRNGGAEGY